In the genome of Chryseobacterium arthrosphaerae, one region contains:
- a CDS encoding THUMP-like domain-containing protein, with amino-acid sequence MQEIVQQIKGRQVAEKKFPFLLKEGIVFPPQLSLEQSSSEKAALYKSEILTGKTFIDLTCGFGIDAYYLSRNFEEITLVEQNTELLEIVGHNWNVLGRKARLINRKLEDFLNENREKFDTVYLDPARRDQNKNKVFLLEDLSPDILAIQETLLSVSDQVVIKLSPLIDIKYLVSVLPQIYRIDIVALKNDVKEIVIFLSKEKKEEIICHCVNLESGESAFTYRFGEEENAEAEYSEPEKFIYIPDNTILKAGIFNLISKQFGLKKLHPNTHLYTSPEKLENFPGRIFEMDVVDSKSIKKKEQFNIISKNYPLKPEEIKKKYGLKDGGDQYLIFTQSKKGKIILKSV; translated from the coding sequence ATGCAGGAAATTGTCCAGCAGATCAAAGGAAGACAGGTGGCAGAGAAGAAATTTCCTTTTTTATTGAAAGAAGGAATTGTTTTTCCTCCGCAATTGAGCCTTGAGCAGTCTTCATCAGAGAAAGCGGCACTTTATAAATCAGAAATCTTAACAGGAAAGACGTTTATAGATCTTACCTGTGGTTTTGGGATTGATGCTTATTATCTGTCACGTAATTTTGAAGAGATCACTTTGGTAGAGCAGAATACAGAGCTTTTAGAAATTGTAGGACATAACTGGAACGTTCTCGGCAGAAAAGCAAGGCTGATCAACAGGAAACTGGAAGATTTTTTAAATGAAAACCGGGAGAAGTTCGATACCGTTTATCTGGATCCGGCCAGAAGAGATCAGAATAAAAACAAAGTCTTTCTTTTAGAAGATCTGTCACCGGATATTCTTGCCATTCAGGAAACATTGCTGTCAGTGTCAGATCAGGTGGTGATCAAGCTTTCTCCTCTGATTGATATTAAATATCTGGTTTCGGTTCTACCTCAGATATACAGGATCGATATTGTTGCCCTTAAAAATGATGTCAAGGAAATTGTAATCTTTTTATCCAAAGAAAAAAAAGAAGAGATCATCTGCCATTGTGTGAACCTGGAGAGCGGAGAATCAGCCTTTACTTACCGTTTTGGGGAAGAAGAAAATGCTGAAGCAGAGTATTCTGAGCCTGAAAAGTTCATTTATATCCCTGATAATACTATTTTGAAGGCAGGAATCTTCAATCTGATTTCAAAACAGTTCGGATTGAAAAAACTTCACCCAAATACCCATCTGTATACTTCTCCGGAAAAACTGGAAAACTTTCCCGGAAGAATTTTTGAAATGGATGTGGTTGATTCTAAAAGTATTAAAAAGAAGGAACAATTCAATATTATTTCAAAAAACTATCCTTTAAAACCGGAAGAAATCAAAAAGAAATACGGACTGAAGGATGGGGGAGATCAGTACCTTATTTTTACACAATCCAAAAAAGGAAAAATTATATTAAAATCAGTATAA